A genomic region of Friedmanniella luteola contains the following coding sequences:
- a CDS encoding endonuclease/exonuclease/phosphatase family protein, with translation MSGTRGSAGPRRTVRPAWDTVEAGRPGQSALVTVGLLLTVPGLVLTAMRWLPPADDAAALVAAFVPYGLPLLGCALLCLLGALVRARRRSRLAALAGVVALLLGAQVGWQLPYFVPDHRPVPGTTFGLLTLNTYKGEADPEQVRAAAAQADVVVLVEVTSALVRALDARGWRERFPYDAGASGGRVTNTAVFSRFPLSGSEQFGSSFFDQWATTVDVPDVGAVALVAVHPCNPYCGQDRWAREHEDLRRQVQGRLGGPLVVAGDFNAVVDHGPMQQLRRLGLRSGADLVGSGWAPTYPAGRRLPPLLAIDHVLVDPALGVTALERVPVDGTDHLGLLARVGRSA, from the coding sequence GTGAGCGGGACCCGCGGCTCCGCCGGTCCGCGGCGCACGGTGCGCCCCGCCTGGGACACCGTCGAGGCCGGCCGCCCCGGTCAGTCGGCGCTGGTCACCGTCGGCCTCCTGCTGACCGTACCCGGGCTGGTGCTGACCGCGATGCGGTGGCTGCCCCCCGCGGACGACGCCGCCGCCCTCGTCGCCGCGTTCGTCCCCTATGGCCTCCCGCTGCTGGGGTGCGCCCTGCTCTGCCTGCTCGGGGCCCTGGTGCGGGCCCGTCGGCGGTCGCGGCTGGCCGCGCTGGCGGGCGTGGTGGCGCTGCTGCTGGGCGCCCAGGTCGGCTGGCAGCTGCCCTACTTCGTCCCCGACCACCGGCCGGTGCCCGGCACCACCTTCGGCCTGCTCACGCTCAACACCTACAAGGGCGAGGCCGACCCCGAGCAGGTCCGGGCCGCGGCCGCGCAGGCCGACGTGGTCGTGCTGGTGGAGGTGACCTCCGCCCTGGTCCGCGCGCTCGACGCCCGTGGCTGGCGGGAGCGCTTCCCCTACGACGCGGGCGCCTCCGGCGGCCGCGTCACCAACACCGCCGTCTTCTCCCGCTTCCCGCTCAGCGGCAGCGAGCAGTTCGGCTCCAGCTTCTTCGACCAGTGGGCGACCACCGTCGACGTGCCGGACGTCGGGGCCGTCGCCCTGGTCGCGGTGCACCCCTGCAACCCCTACTGCGGCCAGGACCGGTGGGCCCGCGAGCACGAGGACCTCCGCCGGCAGGTGCAGGGCCGGCTGGGCGGCCCGCTGGTGGTGGCGGGCGACTTCAACGCCGTCGTCGACCACGGGCCGATGCAGCAGCTGCGGCGCCTGGGCCTGCGCAGCGGGGCCGACCTGGTCGGCAGCGGCTGGGCGCCGACCTACCCGGCCGGGCGGCGGCTGCCCCCGCTGCTGGCCATCGACCACGTCCTCGTCGACCCCGCCCTGGGCGTCACCGCGCTCGAGCGGGTGCCGGTGGACGGGACCGACCACCTGGGGCTGCTCGCCCGCGTCGGGCGGTCGGCGTGA
- a CDS encoding type II secretion system F family protein — translation MPPLPPLALTAVALLASGVALLVWTVLSRPHVDKAALANLRRGLRLPTGEQEVAGGQASTLAQLAHRLTPPGRRRVLERLWSRAGRPAAWPVPRLVVAKLVLPLVALALSLLYFTSKPGTLALLVGGGVTVVCHFLPELLLHSRAQERGQQITLELADTLDQMTIAVEAGLGFDGAMAKAGQNGQGPLAEELVRTLQDMQLGQSRRDAYEALAGRTDVVDLRRFVRAVIQADKYGVAVAEVLRTQAAEMRLKRRQRAEEKAMQIPVKVIFPLMLCILPVLFIVLLGPAAMDIVGAFR, via the coding sequence ATGCCTCCGCTCCCGCCCCTCGCCCTGACCGCCGTCGCGCTGCTGGCGTCCGGCGTCGCCCTGCTGGTCTGGACCGTCCTGTCCCGTCCCCACGTCGACAAGGCCGCGCTGGCCAACCTCCGGCGTGGGCTGAGGCTGCCGACCGGGGAGCAGGAGGTGGCGGGCGGGCAGGCGTCAACCCTGGCCCAGCTGGCGCACCGGCTGACGCCGCCGGGCCGGCGGCGCGTCCTCGAGCGCCTGTGGAGCCGGGCCGGCCGGCCCGCAGCCTGGCCCGTGCCGCGGCTCGTCGTGGCCAAGCTGGTGCTGCCGCTGGTCGCGCTGGCGCTCAGCCTGCTCTACTTCACGTCGAAGCCCGGCACGCTCGCCCTGCTGGTCGGCGGCGGCGTGACCGTCGTGTGCCACTTCCTGCCGGAGCTGCTGCTGCACAGCCGCGCCCAGGAGCGCGGCCAGCAGATCACCCTCGAGCTCGCGGACACCCTCGACCAGATGACCATCGCCGTGGAAGCCGGGCTCGGGTTCGACGGGGCCATGGCCAAGGCGGGCCAGAACGGCCAGGGGCCGCTGGCCGAGGAACTCGTCCGCACGCTGCAGGACATGCAGCTCGGCCAGTCCCGACGCGACGCCTACGAGGCGCTCGCCGGGCGGACCGACGTGGTCGACCTGCGGCGGTTCGTGCGCGCGGTGATCCAGGCCGACAAGTACGGCGTCGCGGTCGCCGAGGTGCTGCGCACCCAGGCGGCAGAGATGCGGTTGAAGCGTCGCCAGCGGGCGGAGGAGAAGGCCATGCAGATCCCCGTCAAGGTGATCTTCCCGCTGATGCTCTGCATCCTGCCGGTGCTGTTCATCGTCCTGCTCGGCCCGGCGGCGATGGACATCGTCGGCGCCTTCAGGTGA
- a CDS encoding CpaF family protein, with product MTLTDRMQALRGGGGGGDVRPAHEAVPAAAAAPSQPVAAAPVVAVTRTSEASGNEALTRLKDRAVSALFDRMGARLNDPTLSENQLHALVRTELNHVVEQEKVPLSGEQRQRLIADVEDDVLGHGPLQRLLDDPTITEIMVNGPDLVFVEQNGKLTLSSARFTSEDQLRRVIERIVSRVGRRIDESSPLVDARLSDGSRVNAVIAPIAFSGSSLTIRKFAKDPFKVHDLISFGTLSPEMAELLRACVEARLNIIVSGGTGTGKTTLLNVLSSFIPEGERIVTIEDAVELQLQQTHVVRLESRPPNVEGRGEIGIRDLVRNSLRMRPDRIVVGEVRGGESLDMLQAMNTGHDGSLSTVHANSPRDAVARLETLVLMAGMDLPLRAIREQIASAVDVVVQLTRLRDGTRRVTAVTEIQGMEGQTVTMQDAFLFDYSAGVDAHGRFLGKPVSTGIRPRFTDKFADHGITLSPRVFATPRTGPGPR from the coding sequence ATGACGCTGACCGACCGCATGCAGGCTCTCCGCGGCGGCGGTGGTGGCGGCGACGTCCGTCCTGCCCACGAGGCCGTCCCTGCCGCAGCGGCGGCGCCGTCGCAGCCCGTCGCCGCAGCCCCGGTCGTCGCGGTCACCCGCACGTCCGAGGCGTCCGGCAACGAGGCGCTGACCAGGCTCAAGGACCGCGCGGTGAGCGCCCTCTTCGACCGGATGGGTGCACGGCTCAACGACCCGACGCTCAGCGAGAACCAGCTGCACGCCCTGGTGCGGACGGAGCTGAACCACGTCGTCGAGCAGGAGAAGGTCCCGCTCAGCGGTGAGCAGCGCCAGCGGCTGATCGCCGACGTCGAGGACGACGTGCTCGGCCACGGGCCGCTGCAGCGACTGCTCGACGACCCCACCATCACCGAGATCATGGTCAACGGACCCGACCTGGTGTTCGTCGAGCAGAACGGCAAGCTGACCTTGAGCAGCGCCCGGTTCACCTCGGAGGACCAGCTGCGCCGGGTCATCGAGCGGATCGTCTCGCGGGTCGGTCGGCGGATCGACGAGTCCTCGCCGCTGGTGGACGCCCGGCTGTCCGACGGCAGCCGCGTGAACGCCGTGATCGCCCCGATCGCGTTCAGCGGGTCCTCGCTGACCATCCGGAAGTTCGCCAAGGACCCGTTCAAGGTCCACGACCTGATCAGCTTCGGGACCCTCTCCCCGGAGATGGCCGAGCTGCTCCGCGCCTGCGTCGAGGCCCGGCTGAACATCATCGTCTCGGGCGGGACGGGGACCGGCAAGACGACGCTGCTCAACGTCCTCTCGTCCTTCATCCCCGAGGGCGAGCGGATCGTCACCATCGAGGACGCGGTCGAGCTCCAGCTCCAGCAGACGCACGTGGTCCGGCTGGAGAGCCGGCCGCCGAACGTCGAGGGGCGGGGCGAGATCGGCATCCGGGACCTGGTCCGCAACTCCCTCCGCATGCGCCCCGACCGGATCGTCGTCGGCGAGGTCCGGGGCGGGGAGTCGCTCGACATGCTGCAGGCGATGAACACCGGCCACGACGGTTCCCTCTCCACCGTGCACGCCAACTCGCCCCGGGACGCCGTCGCCCGGCTGGAGACCCTGGTGCTGATGGCCGGCATGGACCTGCCGCTCCGGGCGATCCGGGAGCAGATCGCCTCGGCGGTGGACGTGGTCGTCCAGCTGACGCGGCTGCGCGACGGGACGCGCCGGGTGACCGCGGTCACCGAGATCCAGGGCATGGAGGGCCAGACGGTGACCATGCAGGACGCGTTCCTGTTCGACTACTCCGCAGGGGTCGACGCCCACGGCCGCTTCCTCGGCAAGCCGGTGTCGACCGGGATCCGGCCCCGGTTCACTGACAAGTTCGCGGACCACGGCATCACCTTGTCGCCGCGGGTCTTCGCCACCCCGCGGACCGGGCCGGGTCCGCGGTGA
- a CDS encoding type II secretion system F family protein: protein MTGSLPWVVWLGVGACTVALACFALPLLAPRPVRLPLDRRRPPRQEEATALSGATAAATSLIGRVLSRRGWSRTLAVALEQAGVKLAPQDAALFLVAAVLVGGALGVVLGGVVVGLLLAVLVPVLAKVWLGSRARKRQRDFADQLDDSLQLMASSLRAGHSLLQALASVASEAEEPTSEEFARIINETRVGRQLGSALEEAARRMQSEDFVWVIQAIAINREVGGNLADVLDGVSETIRERNQIRRQVKALAAEGKLSAVVLMLLPFGIAGFLLMSNPAYMVKFTESFAGYAMIFVAVVLLVVGGLWLRKTVQVTF, encoded by the coding sequence GTGACCGGGTCCCTGCCCTGGGTGGTGTGGCTCGGCGTGGGCGCCTGCACCGTGGCCCTGGCGTGCTTCGCCCTCCCGCTGCTGGCGCCGCGCCCGGTACGGCTGCCCCTGGACCGGCGACGACCACCCCGTCAGGAGGAGGCGACGGCGCTGAGCGGGGCCACCGCCGCCGCGACCTCGCTGATCGGTCGCGTGCTGAGTCGCCGAGGATGGAGCCGCACGCTGGCCGTGGCGCTCGAGCAGGCCGGCGTCAAGCTCGCGCCTCAGGACGCTGCCCTCTTCCTCGTGGCGGCCGTGCTCGTCGGCGGGGCCCTGGGGGTCGTCCTCGGTGGCGTCGTCGTCGGCCTGCTGCTGGCGGTGCTCGTCCCGGTGCTGGCGAAGGTCTGGCTGGGCAGCCGGGCGCGGAAGCGCCAGCGCGACTTCGCCGACCAGCTCGACGACTCCCTGCAGCTGATGGCCAGCAGCCTGCGCGCCGGTCACAGCCTGCTCCAGGCGCTGGCGTCCGTGGCGTCCGAGGCCGAGGAGCCCACCTCCGAGGAGTTCGCGCGGATCATCAACGAGACCCGGGTCGGCCGCCAGCTCGGCAGCGCGCTGGAGGAAGCGGCGCGGCGGATGCAGAGCGAGGACTTCGTCTGGGTCATCCAGGCGATCGCCATCAACCGGGAGGTCGGCGGGAACCTGGCCGACGTCCTGGACGGCGTGAGCGAGACCATCCGGGAGCGCAACCAGATCCGGCGACAGGTCAAGGCCCTCGCCGCCGAGGGGAAGCTGTCGGCCGTCGTGCTCATGCTGCTGCCCTTCGGCATCGCCGGTTTCCTCCTGATGTCGAACCCCGCCTACATGGTGAAGTTCACCGAGAGCTTCGCCGGCTACGCGATGATCTTCGTGGCCGTGGTGCTGCTGGTGGTGGGTGGGCTCTGGCTCCGCAAGACCGTCCAGGTCACGTTCTAG
- the cpaB gene encoding Flp pilus assembly protein CpaB codes for MTALLLAVVGGLLLLVYVAKADQRAVAGLQPVRVLVLTKAVPEGATSSELAAALEERQLPGTAVAPGAVTSLSELRGRVATTSLQPGEQLLLSRLADPAALEAAKGVTVPEGLHQVSVTLEPQRVVGASLAPGATVGVFLSTKDSTRLTLQKVLVTAVQGGAVGAEGGAAPQSTPLTVTLALSGADAQKVVFTAEHGTIWLSSEPSDAPSTQTSATTEKSLYS; via the coding sequence GTGACCGCACTCCTGCTGGCCGTCGTGGGCGGGCTGCTGCTGCTCGTGTACGTGGCCAAGGCGGACCAGCGCGCGGTGGCCGGGCTGCAGCCCGTCCGGGTGCTGGTCCTCACCAAGGCCGTCCCCGAGGGCGCCACCAGCAGCGAGCTGGCCGCGGCGTTGGAGGAGCGGCAGCTGCCCGGGACCGCGGTCGCACCCGGCGCCGTGACCAGTCTGAGCGAGCTGCGCGGACGGGTGGCGACGACGTCCCTGCAGCCGGGGGAGCAGCTGCTGCTGAGCCGGCTCGCCGACCCCGCAGCCCTCGAGGCGGCCAAGGGCGTCACCGTCCCGGAAGGTCTCCACCAGGTGTCGGTGACGCTCGAGCCGCAACGGGTGGTCGGCGCGTCCCTCGCCCCGGGTGCGACGGTCGGGGTCTTCCTCTCCACGAAGGACAGCACCCGGCTCACCCTGCAGAAGGTGCTGGTGACGGCCGTGCAGGGCGGCGCCGTCGGCGCGGAGGGTGGGGCCGCCCCCCAGTCCACACCGCTGACCGTGACGCTCGCGCTCTCGGGTGCCGACGCCCAGAAGGTCGTCTTCACGGCCGAGCACGGCACCATCTGGTTGTCCTCCGAGCCCTCGGACGCGCCCTCCACCCAGACGTCGGCCACGACCGAGAAGAGCCTGTACTCATGA
- a CDS encoding GNAT family N-acetyltransferase — MDGRDRRVWRAAPGTLAVVVVFMVVAAVAVPLLAYLIWSDDRGWVTPALLAALSVIALGYAWRFGLHPRLRADATGVTVVNPFSVHRFGWDDLRVIAPGENGLVLAGVDARAEAWCVQKSNRAARKGRLTRADRITTELFDMLEEHDPPLEDDETGLRIRRARPDESRVLTRLERAASEEELRHLFPPDRHPYPVTEVTRRWRRLLRDATVRVVVLEKDGEPVGFVAFDDASVRHLGVVPDHTRRGYGTALLEFATHEIFDGGAPQAGLWVLEGNEGARAFYRSLGWTESSDRRPCEFPPAPVELRMERRNPAAPRRGR; from the coding sequence GTGGACGGACGGGACCGGCGGGTCTGGCGGGCGGCGCCCGGCACCCTCGCCGTGGTCGTCGTGTTCATGGTCGTCGCCGCCGTGGCGGTCCCGCTGCTGGCCTACCTCATCTGGTCCGACGACCGCGGCTGGGTCACCCCGGCGCTGCTGGCCGCCCTCAGCGTGATCGCCCTCGGCTACGCCTGGCGGTTCGGGCTGCACCCGCGGCTGCGCGCCGACGCCACCGGGGTCACGGTGGTCAACCCCTTCTCGGTGCACCGCTTCGGCTGGGACGACCTGCGCGTGATCGCCCCCGGGGAGAACGGCCTCGTGCTGGCCGGCGTCGACGCGCGGGCCGAGGCGTGGTGCGTGCAGAAGTCGAACCGGGCGGCCCGCAAGGGCCGCCTCACCCGGGCCGACCGGATCACCACCGAGCTGTTCGACATGCTCGAGGAGCACGACCCGCCGCTGGAGGACGACGAGACCGGGCTGCGGATCCGGCGGGCCCGGCCCGACGAGAGCCGCGTCCTCACCCGGCTGGAACGGGCGGCCAGCGAGGAGGAGCTCCGCCACCTCTTCCCGCCCGACCGCCACCCCTACCCGGTGACCGAGGTGACGCGGCGCTGGCGCCGGCTGCTGCGGGACGCGACCGTCCGGGTCGTCGTCCTGGAGAAGGACGGCGAGCCGGTGGGCTTCGTCGCCTTCGACGACGCCTCCGTGCGCCACCTCGGCGTGGTGCCGGACCACACCCGGCGCGGCTACGGCACTGCGCTGCTCGAGTTCGCGACCCACGAGATCTTCGACGGCGGCGCGCCGCAGGCGGGTCTGTGGGTGCTGGAGGGCAACGAGGGGGCCCGCGCCTTCTACCGCTCGCTCGGCTGGACCGAGAGCAGCGACCGGCGGCCGTGCGAGTTCCCGCCGGCCCCGGTCGAGCTGCGGATGGAGCGGCGCAACCCGGCGGCGCCCCGGCGCGGCCGGTGA
- a CDS encoding endonuclease/exonuclease/phosphatase family protein: protein MTGRRVAARVATTLGVLALAAGATTTLARVLPGVPGVAPDTWVMVTSFTDAGALAYLVAVLGLLGGVLLRRNRLRLVAVGLALGLSAVHLAWLVPGYVADDRPAGGPGELRVLAQNMLYGGADPGALLQAAQDVDVLVLTEATEPARQALEAAGVRERFPFEAGSGALPRTGASGTHLYSRYPVRSDGPLDAALGDQHWRADLQVPGMGSVTVVAVHPQRPVRGGSGWAGEQEQVRLALPRTRTVVAGDFNAVDSHPSLRRLLGDGFRDSDDLVGAGWNPTYPAQGRVPPLIAIDHVLVSDDLTATAFRTVEVPGTDHRGVVAVVAARG, encoded by the coding sequence GTGACGGGCCGCCGGGTCGCCGCCCGCGTGGCCACGACCCTGGGAGTGCTCGCCCTGGCCGCCGGCGCGACCACCACCCTGGCGCGGGTGCTCCCGGGGGTGCCGGGCGTCGCCCCGGACACCTGGGTGATGGTGACCTCCTTCACCGACGCCGGGGCGCTGGCCTACCTCGTCGCCGTGCTGGGCCTGCTCGGCGGGGTGCTGCTGCGGCGCAACCGCCTGCGGCTGGTCGCCGTCGGCCTGGCGCTGGGGCTGTCCGCCGTCCACCTCGCGTGGCTGGTGCCCGGCTACGTCGCCGACGACCGGCCGGCCGGCGGTCCCGGCGAGCTGCGCGTGCTGGCCCAGAACATGCTCTACGGGGGCGCCGACCCCGGGGCGTTGCTGCAGGCGGCGCAGGACGTCGACGTGCTTGTGCTCACCGAGGCCACGGAGCCGGCGCGCCAGGCGCTCGAGGCGGCGGGGGTGCGGGAGCGGTTCCCGTTCGAGGCCGGCAGCGGCGCGCTGCCGCGCACGGGCGCGTCCGGCACCCACCTGTACAGCCGGTACCCGGTCCGGTCCGACGGCCCGCTGGACGCCGCCCTCGGCGACCAGCACTGGCGCGCCGACCTGCAGGTGCCGGGGATGGGCAGCGTCACCGTGGTCGCGGTCCACCCGCAGCGTCCGGTGCGCGGTGGGTCGGGCTGGGCGGGCGAGCAGGAGCAGGTGCGCCTGGCCCTGCCGCGCACGCGGACGGTGGTGGCGGGCGACTTCAACGCCGTGGACAGCCACCCCAGCCTCCGCCGCCTGCTGGGCGACGGCTTCCGGGACAGCGACGACCTCGTCGGGGCGGGCTGGAACCCGACCTACCCGGCGCAGGGGCGGGTCCCGCCGCTGATCGCCATCGACCACGTCCTGGTCAGCGACGACCTGACCGCGACGGCGTTCCGGACCGTCGAGGTGCCGGGGACCGACCACCGCGGCGTGGTCGCGGTGGTCGCCGCACGCGGCTGA
- a CDS encoding AAA family ATPase: MTRIVVCTASADLLEHLRAPLAPFGERYQLVTMPEVPTPADAGVLCRDAAEGPPQVVVLDCATAGTGVTLELAARLDELCPRISVVLVSDAGAEVALAAIRAGATDILHPAADAREVVLVIQRAAELAEVRAAQHRGGPPAAALPSTGRVISVVSPKGGVGKTTVATNLAVGLARTAPQATVLVDLDIQFGDVASGLNLDPEYFLPAAVSGAASRDTMVLKTFLTLHETGLYVLAAPESPIEADGISADDVRGLLRTLATEFRYVVVDTAPGLSEHTLAAMDETTDLVLLSSMDVPGLRGLRKELETLRTLDLLGQRRQIVVNFADPATGLSAADIEATIGAPVDVMLPRSKAAPASVNLGVPLLQSGTRDPMTRQLRTLVGRLSDHEAGGKPARPLPGFRAKPSGPTPRRAASGWFRRPRAVAS, from the coding sequence ATGACCCGCATCGTCGTCTGCACCGCCTCGGCCGACCTCCTGGAGCACCTGCGGGCCCCGCTGGCCCCCTTCGGTGAGCGCTACCAGCTGGTCACGATGCCGGAGGTCCCCACCCCCGCCGACGCCGGCGTGCTGTGCCGCGACGCCGCGGAGGGCCCGCCCCAGGTGGTGGTCCTCGACTGCGCCACCGCCGGCACCGGGGTGACGCTGGAGCTGGCGGCCCGGCTGGACGAGCTGTGCCCGAGGATCAGCGTGGTGCTGGTCAGCGACGCCGGCGCCGAGGTGGCCCTCGCGGCCATCCGCGCCGGCGCGACCGACATCCTGCACCCGGCCGCCGACGCCCGAGAGGTCGTGCTGGTGATCCAGCGTGCCGCCGAGCTGGCGGAGGTGCGGGCGGCTCAGCACCGGGGAGGGCCGCCGGCCGCGGCCCTGCCGAGCACCGGACGGGTGATCAGCGTCGTCTCGCCGAAGGGTGGGGTGGGCAAGACGACGGTCGCCACCAACCTCGCCGTGGGGTTGGCGAGGACGGCACCGCAGGCCACCGTGCTGGTCGATCTCGACATCCAGTTCGGCGACGTGGCGAGCGGGCTCAACCTCGACCCGGAGTACTTCCTGCCTGCGGCGGTCAGCGGAGCGGCCAGTCGCGACACGATGGTGCTCAAGACGTTCCTGACGCTGCACGAGACCGGCCTCTACGTGCTGGCGGCGCCGGAGTCGCCGATCGAGGCGGACGGCATCTCGGCTGACGACGTGCGGGGACTGCTCCGCACGCTGGCGACCGAGTTCCGCTACGTGGTGGTCGACACCGCGCCCGGGCTGTCGGAGCACACGCTCGCGGCGATGGACGAGACCACCGACCTCGTCCTGCTCAGCAGCATGGACGTCCCCGGCCTGCGCGGGCTGCGCAAGGAGCTGGAGACGTTGCGGACCCTCGACCTGCTCGGGCAGCGGCGGCAGATCGTGGTCAACTTCGCCGACCCCGCCACCGGTCTCAGCGCCGCCGACATCGAGGCCACCATCGGCGCGCCGGTCGACGTGATGCTGCCCCGGTCCAAGGCCGCACCCGCGTCGGTGAACCTCGGCGTGCCCCTGCTGCAGAGCGGGACACGCGATCCGATGACCCGGCAGCTCCGCACCCTCGTCGGCCGGCTGAGCGACCACGAGGCGGGCGGGAAGCCGGCCAGGCCGCTGCCGGGCTTCCGGGCGAAGCCCAGCGGCCCCACCCCTCGCCGGGCCGCTTCCGGCTGGTTCCGCCGACCCCGGGCGGTGGCGTCATGA
- the leuS gene encoding leucine--tRNA ligase, with product MEQTGTTGRDDDGTGETRPGYDAVAAQTRWQKFWETDQTFTPKDDGSAERRYVLDMFSYPSGDLHMGHAEAYVMADVVSRFLRLRGYDVLHPIGWDSFGLPAENAAIQRGTHPAEWTYANIETQATSFRRYGLSVDWSRRLHTSDPEYYRWTQWLFLRFRERGLAYRKASYVNWCPKDQTVLANEQVVQGACERCGTVVIKRQLTQWYFKITDYAQRLLDDMDQLQGGWPDRVLTMQRNWIGRSEGAHVDFSVEGGPEDGRVVTVFTTRPDTLYGATFFVVAPDAALAGELVTDEQRPAFEEYLARAQQATEIERQATDRPKTGVFLGVHAVNPANGERLPVWAADYVLAEYGTGAIMAVPAHDARDLEFARTHDLPVRRVIDTGEPDPAESGVATTGDGTYVSSGELDGLEGKEAGVRRMVERLEADGVGAGAITYRLRDWLLSRQRYWGAPIPIIHCPDCGEVAVPDDELPVELPYLTGSALAPKGTSPLAGAPDWVATTCPRCGGPGQRDTDTMDTFVDSSWYFFRYCSPGYADGPFDPDDVRRWMPAAQYVGGVEHAILHLLYMRFFTKVLFDMGLVDFVEPTQRLLNQGQVINQGRAMSKSLGNGVDLGAQIDQFGVDAVRLTVVFAGPPEDDIDWADVSPAGSLKFLQRAHRLAQDVTSARGTDPATGDRALRRETHRLLAEVEQLVEGQRFNVAVARVMELVNATRKAVDSGPGAADPAVREAVEAVTIALSLVAPYVAEEMWELLGHEPSVANASWPVVDRSLLVTESVTCVVQVQGKVRARLEVTPDVTEDELRTRALADDGVVRALAGREVAKVIVRAPKLVSIVPA from the coding sequence CTGGAGCAGACCGGGACCACCGGACGCGACGACGACGGGACGGGGGAGACCCGGCCCGGCTACGACGCCGTCGCCGCGCAGACGCGTTGGCAGAAGTTCTGGGAGACCGACCAGACCTTCACGCCGAAGGACGACGGGTCGGCCGAGCGCCGCTACGTCCTCGACATGTTCTCCTACCCCTCCGGTGACCTGCACATGGGCCATGCCGAGGCCTACGTGATGGCCGACGTCGTCTCCCGCTTCCTGCGGCTGCGGGGCTACGACGTGCTGCACCCGATCGGCTGGGACTCCTTCGGCCTGCCCGCGGAGAACGCGGCGATCCAGCGCGGCACGCACCCGGCGGAGTGGACCTACGCCAACATCGAGACCCAGGCCACCTCGTTCCGCCGCTACGGGCTGAGCGTGGACTGGTCCCGGCGGCTGCACACCTCCGACCCCGAGTACTACCGCTGGACGCAGTGGCTGTTCCTGCGCTTCCGCGAGCGCGGGCTGGCCTACCGCAAGGCCAGCTACGTCAACTGGTGCCCCAAGGACCAGACCGTGCTGGCCAACGAGCAGGTGGTCCAGGGAGCGTGCGAGCGCTGCGGCACCGTGGTCATCAAGCGCCAGCTGACGCAGTGGTACTTCAAGATCACCGACTACGCCCAGCGGCTGCTGGACGACATGGACCAGCTGCAGGGCGGCTGGCCCGACCGGGTGCTGACGATGCAGCGGAACTGGATCGGCCGCTCCGAGGGCGCGCACGTCGACTTCAGCGTGGAGGGCGGGCCGGAGGACGGCCGCGTGGTCACCGTCTTCACCACCCGACCGGACACGCTGTACGGCGCGACGTTCTTCGTGGTCGCGCCCGACGCCGCGCTGGCCGGCGAGCTGGTCACCGACGAGCAGCGGCCCGCGTTCGAGGAGTACCTGGCCCGGGCCCAGCAGGCCACCGAGATCGAGCGGCAGGCCACCGACCGGCCCAAGACCGGCGTCTTCCTGGGCGTGCACGCGGTCAACCCCGCCAACGGCGAGCGGTTGCCCGTCTGGGCGGCCGACTACGTGCTGGCCGAGTACGGCACCGGCGCGATCATGGCGGTGCCCGCCCACGACGCCCGTGACCTGGAGTTCGCCCGGACCCACGACCTGCCCGTCCGCCGGGTGATCGACACCGGCGAGCCCGACCCGGCGGAGTCCGGCGTCGCGACGACGGGCGACGGCACCTACGTCAGCTCCGGCGAGCTGGACGGCCTGGAGGGCAAGGAGGCGGGCGTCCGCCGGATGGTCGAGCGGCTGGAGGCCGACGGCGTCGGCGCGGGCGCCATCACCTACCGGCTGCGCGACTGGCTGCTGAGCCGCCAGCGCTACTGGGGTGCGCCGATCCCGATCATCCACTGCCCCGACTGCGGCGAGGTCGCCGTGCCCGACGACGAGCTGCCGGTGGAGCTGCCCTACCTGACGGGGTCGGCGCTGGCCCCCAAGGGGACGTCCCCGCTGGCCGGTGCCCCCGACTGGGTGGCGACGACGTGCCCGCGGTGCGGCGGCCCGGGGCAGCGCGACACCGACACCATGGACACCTTCGTCGACTCGTCCTGGTACTTCTTCCGCTACTGCTCCCCGGGCTACGCCGACGGGCCGTTCGACCCCGACGACGTGCGCCGGTGGATGCCGGCCGCGCAGTACGTCGGCGGCGTGGAGCACGCGATCCTGCACCTGCTGTACATGCGCTTCTTCACCAAGGTGCTGTTCGACATGGGGCTGGTGGACTTCGTCGAGCCGACGCAGCGGCTGCTGAACCAGGGCCAGGTGATCAACCAGGGCCGGGCGATGAGCAAGTCGCTGGGCAACGGCGTCGACCTGGGCGCCCAGATCGACCAGTTCGGCGTCGACGCCGTCCGGCTGACCGTCGTGTTCGCCGGCCCGCCCGAGGACGACATCGACTGGGCCGACGTCTCACCGGCCGGCTCGCTGAAGTTCCTGCAGCGGGCCCACCGGCTGGCGCAGGACGTCACGAGCGCGCGCGGCACCGACCCGGCCACCGGCGACCGGGCGCTGCGGCGGGAGACCCACCGGCTGCTGGCCGAGGTCGAGCAGCTGGTCGAGGGCCAGCGCTTCAACGTCGCGGTCGCCCGCGTCATGGAGCTGGTCAACGCCACCCGCAAGGCGGTGGACTCCGGGCCGGGCGCCGCGGACCCGGCCGTCCGGGAGGCCGTCGAGGCCGTCACCATCGCGCTGAGCCTGGTGGCGCCCTACGTGGCCGAGGAGATGTGGGAGCTGCTGGGGCACGAGCCGTCGGTCGCGAACGCGTCCTGGCCGGTCGTCGACCGTTCGCTGCTGGTCACCGAGTCGGTGACCTGCGTGGTGCAGGTGCAGGGCAAGGTCCGGGCCCGGCTGGAGGTCACCCCGGACGTGACCGAGGACGAGCTGCGGACCCGGGCGCTGGCCGACGACGGCGTGGTCCGGGCCCTGGCGGGCCGCGAGGTCGCCAAGGTGATCGTCCGGGCGCCCAAGCTGGTCAGCATCGTCCCCGCCTGA